In Candidatus Cloacimonadota bacterium, a single genomic region encodes these proteins:
- the feoB gene encoding ferrous iron transport protein B, with amino-acid sequence MTLNKTPVIALAGNPNVGKTTLFNVLTGSRQTVGNWPGVTVEHKSGSYTHNGVKYEVIDLPGIYSLSGGTPDELVARNFILNQKPDLIINIVDASNLERNLYLTIQLMELGAPILMCLSMADIAERNGLKIELQHLSDHLGFEVMLLTLNKRFDPKLLLRSIENNLQNPPIPASIFYDPIVEQHLDKIWHSTLSNNKLNDSLLDKPLAEDLYWAVQKTRWQAIKLIEGDPEYIFQLDEDDRLAVEKEVKAIEKHRGQEAPNVIADDRYGYIRGLVKDVVKRKHPGNWTFSDSIDRILLSGIMGLPFFFVVMYLVFMIAVRASEPVIGVIESGLSWLFLDALGGLLSLINTPLWLKYLLSDALGGGIVTIGTFVPPIFFIYISLSILEDSGYMARAAFIADKFMRRIGLPGKAFIPLLVGFGCTVPAIMATRTLENPRDRLFASLLTPFMSCGAKLPVYTFLAMIFFPQRADIVIFGLYFFGIVMAILTGLLLKKTVFKSEPGNFVMELPPYHVPTFNGIMMHTWFRLKDFIFRAGKTILIVIIIINILSVIMVPNVFSPSHEKVSILQVGGHALTPVLKPMGITQNNWAASVAIITGLFAKEAIVGTMQSLYSGTDLSMELNEDEPSNNLTSNLQNKFGSWKSALAYLLFVVLYSPCVAALTMLFKEHGGKWTFFTFLYLNLLAWLIAMMFYQVMAFSGASFYWLTLGLVILSLIYTNLRYIGNRHERTA; translated from the coding sequence ATGACTCTCAATAAAACCCCCGTTATCGCTCTTGCCGGAAACCCTAACGTTGGTAAAACTACTCTGTTTAATGTCTTAACCGGCTCGCGTCAGACTGTTGGCAACTGGCCAGGCGTTACTGTGGAACATAAAAGCGGTTCTTATACTCATAATGGCGTAAAATATGAAGTAATCGACCTTCCGGGTATCTATTCACTTTCCGGCGGCACTCCAGACGAGTTGGTAGCTCGCAATTTTATCTTGAATCAAAAGCCGGATTTGATCATTAATATTGTTGACGCATCCAATCTGGAGCGCAATTTATATCTCACTATCCAACTAATGGAATTAGGAGCGCCCATACTGATGTGCCTTTCCATGGCAGATATCGCCGAACGCAACGGGCTCAAAATTGAACTGCAACATCTAAGTGATCATCTGGGCTTTGAAGTAATGCTCCTAACTTTGAACAAACGTTTCGACCCCAAGCTTTTACTACGGTCAATTGAGAATAATTTACAAAATCCCCCTATTCCAGCTTCAATATTTTACGATCCTATTGTCGAGCAACATCTGGATAAGATCTGGCATAGTACGCTTAGCAATAATAAACTAAACGACAGTCTATTAGATAAACCATTAGCTGAAGATCTTTATTGGGCTGTACAAAAGACACGATGGCAAGCCATTAAGCTAATTGAAGGTGATCCTGAGTACATCTTTCAGCTCGATGAAGACGACCGTCTTGCCGTTGAAAAAGAAGTAAAAGCAATTGAGAAACATCGTGGTCAAGAAGCTCCAAATGTAATTGCCGATGATCGATACGGATACATTCGCGGTTTAGTAAAAGACGTAGTTAAGCGTAAGCATCCGGGAAATTGGACTTTTTCTGATAGCATAGATAGGATTCTGCTCTCGGGAATAATGGGCTTACCATTTTTCTTTGTCGTAATGTATTTGGTCTTTATGATCGCCGTAAGAGCCAGTGAGCCTGTTATCGGTGTAATAGAGAGCGGTCTTTCTTGGCTTTTTCTTGATGCTTTAGGTGGGTTATTGTCTCTGATAAATACTCCTCTATGGTTAAAGTATTTACTTAGCGATGCTCTGGGCGGAGGAATAGTTACGATTGGCACCTTCGTACCACCCATATTTTTTATCTATATAAGCCTTTCCATCTTGGAAGACAGTGGATATATGGCACGAGCAGCATTTATTGCCGATAAGTTTATGCGCCGAATTGGGTTGCCGGGGAAAGCCTTCATTCCGTTATTAGTTGGTTTTGGCTGTACCGTCCCGGCAATTATGGCAACTCGCACCTTAGAAAACCCGCGAGATCGGCTTTTTGCCTCCTTGCTTACTCCGTTCATGAGTTGCGGTGCCAAGCTTCCTGTTTACACCTTCTTAGCCATGATCTTTTTCCCTCAAAGAGCCGATATTGTCATTTTTGGATTGTATTTCTTTGGCATTGTGATGGCGATACTTACCGGGCTATTACTCAAAAAAACTGTGTTCAAATCGGAACCTGGAAATTTCGTGATGGAATTGCCTCCATATCATGTTCCAACTTTTAACGGAATTATGATGCATACTTGGTTTCGTTTGAAAGATTTTATCTTTCGTGCCGGGAAAACCATCCTTATTGTGATCATCATCATCAATATCCTCAGCGTAATAATGGTACCCAATGTATTTAGTCCAAGCCACGAGAAAGTTAGCATTCTTCAAGTTGGCGGACATGCCCTTACTCCAGTGCTCAAGCCGATGGGCATTACTCAAAATAACTGGGCGGCATCTGTTGCCATTATTACCGGTCTTTTTGCTAAAGAAGCCATTGTGGGAACCATGCAAAGTCTTTACAGCGGTACAGATTTGAGCATGGAACTCAATGAAGACGAGCCTTCAAATAATCTAACAAGCAATCTACAAAACAAATTTGGCTCTTGGAAATCTGCCTTGGCATACTTACTGTTTGTTGTGCTCTATTCACCATGTGTGGCTGCACTCACCATGCTTTTCAAAGAACATGGAGGCAAATGGACTTTCTTTACTTTTTTGTATCTAAATCTTTTGGCCTGGCTTATTGCCATGATGTTTTATCAAGTTATGGCTTTTAGTGGAGCATCTTTTTATTGGCTAACTCTGGGATTAGTTATATTATCTCTAATCTATACAAATTTAAGATATATAGGAAACAGACATGAACGCACGGCGTAG
- the alr gene encoding alanine racemase yields the protein MLQPSWIELDGKALRRNIRYLKKRIGKDCVFVSVIKGNAYGHGIEQFVPLAESAGVRHFAVYDSYEAYRALQVKRRDSHLIVLGMIDEDQMDWAIDHEIAFYVFTIERLKEAISCARKTKKKAKIHLELETGMYRTGFDECELPEVIALIKKNSRFLNIEGICTHFAGAESIANFSRIQDQSSNFIRLRKSLKRQGVVAQYYHSACSAAALIYPHTIMDMVRFGIAHYGFWPSMETKMKNLLSEEVKFTRDPIKSVLSWKSRVMSIKHVERGKFVNYGNAFLATKNMRLATIPIGYYHGYSRNLSNFGHVLIHGKKADVVGMVNMNMFMVNVSHLPAVKAGDEVVLIGKQGDLQISVASFSELSNMVNYELLARLPYQIPRVIVDE from the coding sequence ATGTTACAACCTAGTTGGATAGAACTGGATGGTAAGGCGTTAAGACGCAATATCAGATATTTGAAAAAGCGCATAGGGAAAGATTGTGTGTTTGTGTCTGTTATCAAGGGGAACGCTTATGGGCACGGAATAGAACAATTTGTGCCTTTGGCAGAATCTGCCGGAGTGCGCCATTTTGCGGTATATGATTCTTATGAAGCATATCGGGCATTACAGGTTAAAAGAAGAGACAGCCATCTGATTGTATTGGGTATGATCGATGAAGATCAGATGGATTGGGCAATTGACCATGAAATAGCGTTCTATGTTTTTACTATCGAGCGGCTTAAAGAAGCCATATCCTGTGCACGCAAAACCAAGAAAAAGGCGAAGATCCACCTGGAACTGGAAACGGGGATGTATCGTACGGGATTTGATGAATGCGAGCTTCCGGAGGTAATTGCGTTAATAAAAAAGAATAGCAGATTCCTGAATATTGAGGGAATATGTACTCATTTTGCCGGAGCCGAAAGCATTGCTAATTTCTCACGCATCCAAGACCAAAGCTCAAACTTTATTCGATTGCGTAAAAGCTTAAAAAGACAGGGGGTTGTGGCACAATACTACCACAGTGCTTGTTCTGCAGCGGCGTTAATCTACCCACATACTATCATGGATATGGTGCGTTTTGGTATTGCACATTATGGATTTTGGCCATCGATGGAAACAAAGATGAAGAATTTACTTTCTGAAGAAGTTAAATTCACCCGCGATCCCATAAAATCGGTACTTAGTTGGAAAAGCAGAGTGATGAGTATAAAGCATGTTGAACGAGGCAAATTTGTAAATTACGGGAATGCTTTTTTGGCAACTAAAAATATGAGACTTGCAACCATCCCTATAGGCTATTATCATGGCTATAGCAGAAATCTTAGCAACTTTGGGCATGTGTTGATACACGGGAAAAAAGCCGACGTTGTGGGCATGGTGAACATGAATATGTTCATGGTAAATGTCTCGCATCTACCGGCTGTAAAGGCAGGAGATGAGGTGGTGCTCATTGGTAAACAAGGTGATCTGCAAATTAGCGTTGCGTCTTTTTCGGAATTAAGCAATATGGTGAATTACGAACTGCTGGCGCGTTTACCATACCAAATACCGAGAGTTATTGTTGACGAATGA
- a CDS encoding transcriptional repressor, translated as MQEHQIQFRRYLENHGLKLTRSRSLILEAVYQLHEHFDAEALHDVIRSTNVSLATVYRTLPLLVEAGLIQTAVRCEGREYFEHILGHPKHVHWVCDKCKNVIETDLAELMPTIEKRANELKFTTDQINISISGLCWKCQVNANDSQ; from the coding sequence ATGCAAGAACATCAGATTCAGTTTCGCAGATACCTCGAAAACCACGGGCTTAAGCTCACCAGAAGCAGAAGCTTGATTTTGGAAGCAGTGTATCAATTGCACGAACATTTTGACGCTGAAGCTTTACACGATGTAATCCGCAGTACTAATGTATCTTTAGCTACAGTTTACCGAACACTTCCGTTGCTGGTTGAAGCGGGGCTTATCCAAACTGCCGTACGCTGTGAAGGACGGGAATATTTCGAACATATTTTGGGACACCCAAAGCATGTACACTGGGTATGTGACAAGTGCAAAAATGTGATTGAAACAGATCTTGCCGAACTAATGCCAACAATAGAAAAAAGGGCTAATGAACTTAAGTTTACTACAGATCAGATAAACATAAGTATTAGTGGTCTATGCTGGAAATGCCAGGTTAATGCAAATGACTCTCAATAA
- a CDS encoding ferrous iron transport protein A, producing MNARRRMRQWGNRFFQSRRQCPCQRGDCLPMSDLTEGISGTVYCNNDIRTIERGIYVGANIVIFRNEEDEPNIIVSVGDSRYVLDRRIAHKIRVRVD from the coding sequence ATGAACGCACGGCGTAGAATGAGACAATGGGGTAACCGTTTTTTCCAAAGCAGGCGACAGTGCCCTTGCCAAAGAGGCGATTGCTTACCCATGAGCGACCTTACTGAAGGTATATCTGGAACAGTATATTGTAACAATGATATCAGAACGATTGAGCGCGGAATATATGTGGGGGCAAATATCGTTATCTTTCGCAATGAAGAGGACGAACCTAATATCATTGTCTCAGTAGGCGATTCCCGTTATGTGTTAGATAGGCGCATAGCGCATAAGATCCGCGTAAGAGTAGATTGA